Proteins encoded together in one Marispirochaeta sp. window:
- a CDS encoding SWIM zinc finger family protein: MNLSNFEQYIDVRILERGREYWESGRVSNMHWDDECIVATVRGGDLYQVEIDLEGAQIDSVFCDCPYDWDEYCKHVVAVLFALKHDGMPESDRETLDDIIQAMSPEEMRSLLGEILSKEPEWRERIMARCATEPDDIFSRYSALLKEQIYSFSDRGGFIGYHQAHDVGCLGDDILAEVETLIIDEEFDQAFAISKAVILTLNEAIEQADDSNGYIGGAVQNALGCLRRIAGASNVSGDIKDDLFEFLTDVNLLEQFTDFDWHYDLMEIAVELADTESREQRLFSVARRLTGFDDDISRYAYAWYQQLRLSYLTKFASFSEAESFIDENIDVPEIRSMKLEKLYKDGQYDEVIRIARLGVAQDSELPGLVRRWQAWVLKGAEGKKDSDLQKEVLKQLYFDSYDLKYYKKLKSLFTTSDWLDIRQEILQAFDGHWRSRAELLIEEQMSDELWRLVSENKSLDVLEAYDTYLVPEYTEEIRDHYLHLIPEFLNLAKGRTHYQRIAGLLSHRANILGTEFCGNVVSQLLQLYPNRPAMRDEFRQAGLVK; encoded by the coding sequence ATGAACCTTTCAAATTTTGAACAGTACATTGATGTCCGGATTCTTGAACGGGGACGCGAATACTGGGAATCAGGGCGTGTCTCAAACATGCATTGGGACGATGAGTGCATCGTTGCCACCGTTCGGGGAGGCGATCTCTATCAGGTGGAGATTGATCTGGAGGGGGCGCAAATAGATTCTGTATTCTGCGATTGTCCCTATGATTGGGATGAGTATTGTAAACATGTCGTCGCCGTATTATTTGCCCTGAAGCATGATGGTATGCCGGAATCTGACCGGGAAACGCTGGATGATATCATCCAGGCCATGAGTCCCGAGGAGATGCGATCCCTACTTGGAGAAATTCTTTCAAAAGAGCCAGAGTGGCGTGAAAGGATTATGGCGCGCTGCGCGACTGAACCGGACGATATTTTTAGTCGGTATTCTGCTCTCCTAAAGGAGCAAATTTACAGCTTTTCCGACCGGGGTGGTTTCATAGGATACCATCAAGCTCATGATGTTGGTTGTCTGGGAGATGATATCCTTGCTGAAGTCGAGACTCTTATTATCGATGAGGAGTTCGACCAGGCCTTTGCGATAAGTAAAGCGGTAATCCTGACTTTGAATGAGGCAATTGAGCAGGCAGATGACTCGAACGGGTATATCGGCGGTGCGGTGCAAAACGCCCTCGGCTGCCTGCGGAGGATTGCCGGTGCGTCTAATGTTTCCGGCGATATCAAGGATGACCTTTTTGAATTCCTGACCGACGTAAATCTTCTTGAGCAGTTTACCGATTTTGACTGGCATTATGACCTGATGGAGATCGCCGTCGAGTTGGCCGATACTGAATCTCGCGAACAACGGCTATTTTCTGTTGCAAGACGGCTGACCGGTTTTGATGATGATATTTCCCGCTATGCATATGCATGGTATCAGCAGCTGCGACTCTCCTACCTTACAAAGTTTGCATCCTTCTCGGAAGCCGAATCCTTCATTGATGAGAATATCGACGTTCCCGAAATCCGAAGCATGAAGCTGGAAAAACTGTATAAGGACGGTCAATATGATGAAGTTATCCGTATTGCCCGGCTGGGAGTTGCGCAGGATAGTGAACTGCCGGGGCTGGTCCGCAGGTGGCAGGCGTGGGTTCTGAAAGGAGCCGAAGGAAAGAAGGACAGTGATCTTCAGAAGGAGGTTCTGAAGCAGCTTTACTTCGATTCTTACGACCTCAAGTATTACAAAAAACTCAAATCGCTCTTTACGACATCCGATTGGCTGGATATTCGACAAGAGATCCTGCAAGCATTCGACGGGCATTGGCGCAGCAGAGCAGAGTTACTGATTGAAGAGCAGATGAGTGATGAACTCTGGCGTCTTGTTTCAGAAAATAAATCCCTCGATGTCCTTGAGGCTTATGATACCTATTTAGTGCCGGAATATACAGAAGAGATACGTGATCATTATCTCCATCTGATTCCGGAGTTTCTGAATCTGGCAAAGGGCCGCACGCATTATCAAAGAATAGCTGGGCTGTTATCCCATCGAGCCAATATCCTGGGAACTGAGTTTTGTGGTAATGTGGTCAGCCAACTATTACAGTTGTACCCAAATCGGCCCGCCATGCGGGATGAATTCAGGCAGGCTGGACTTGTCAAGTAA
- a CDS encoding DEAD/DEAH box helicase: MVSTLSKDEVLSGFPPDYFDYIVIDEFHHAGAVTYQKVLDHFSPQFLLGLTATPERMDGRDILQLCDYNIAHEIRLFDAIENELLVPFYYFAIYDEADYSTIRWSGTSYNTDDLERLLTSDTRAQLVLNNLRKFLPPGEVKSKALGFCVNTGHALFMRERFEALGSPSAVVLGTTPEDERNRIISRLINEDDPLEIIFSVDVFTEGVDIPELTHILLLRPTESFTVFQQQIGRGLRRHNGKDFVVILDFIGNYRSSFIPYLSLRGISSARKIDLSDLPEMPKVPSICYVDKTGRLRKSSVENCARSLGQKQTIIWKFTGRYAGKSTSPSI, encoded by the coding sequence ATGGTATCCACCCTCTCGAAAGACGAAGTCCTGTCCGGATTTCCCCCCGATTATTTTGACTACATTGTCATCGACGAGTTCCACCACGCAGGCGCGGTAACCTATCAGAAAGTTCTTGATCATTTTTCGCCGCAATTCCTTCTGGGACTTACCGCAACACCGGAGCGGATGGACGGTCGGGATATTCTGCAACTCTGCGACTACAACATCGCCCATGAGATACGCCTGTTTGACGCCATAGAAAATGAGCTGCTGGTCCCCTTCTATTATTTTGCTATTTATGATGAGGCCGATTACTCAACAATTCGATGGAGCGGCACCAGCTACAATACCGATGACCTGGAACGACTTCTTACCAGCGATACCCGGGCGCAGCTTGTGCTCAACAACTTACGTAAGTTTCTTCCTCCCGGCGAGGTCAAGTCCAAGGCCCTCGGGTTCTGCGTCAATACCGGACACGCCCTGTTCATGCGGGAGCGTTTCGAGGCCCTCGGAAGCCCCTCCGCGGTGGTACTCGGGACCACCCCGGAGGATGAACGGAACCGTATCATCTCCCGCTTAATCAATGAGGACGATCCCCTGGAGATCATCTTCTCCGTCGATGTATTCACCGAAGGAGTGGATATCCCGGAACTCACCCATATCCTTCTTCTGCGCCCCACCGAATCCTTTACCGTATTCCAGCAGCAGATAGGACGGGGCTTGCGCAGGCACAACGGTAAGGACTTCGTCGTCATCCTGGATTTTATCGGGAATTACCGGAGCTCATTTATCCCGTATCTCTCTTTACGGGGCATAAGCTCGGCGCGGAAGATCGATCTCTCCGACCTTCCGGAGATGCCGAAAGTCCCCTCCATCTGCTATGTAGACAAAACAGGGAGGTTACGAAAATCCAGCGTAGAAAACTGCGCGAGATCCTTGGGACAAAAGCAGACTATTATCTGGAAATTTACCGGCAGATACGCAGGGAAATCGACAAGCCCCTCAATCTGA
- a CDS encoding nucleotidyltransferase domain-containing protein, whose protein sequence is MMYTMPVKRKAAEINPEVREQTFSVQKAADRIRRIRQGQDLKLKERRQRAQESGRKIAVELGAADPGLEKVIGFGSTYETWRKYREDSDIDLALIGGDWFKLMRHVPEGEFQVSLVELMQQNPEFISYVLEHGEVLYEKQ, encoded by the coding sequence ATGATGTATACTATGCCTGTGAAGAGGAAAGCGGCAGAGATTAATCCGGAAGTCCGGGAGCAAACCTTTTCTGTTCAGAAAGCGGCTGACAGGATACGTCGGATTCGGCAAGGCCAGGATCTGAAGCTGAAGGAACGACGGCAGCGGGCTCAAGAATCGGGTCGAAAGATCGCTGTAGAGCTTGGTGCTGCCGACCCCGGCCTCGAGAAGGTCATCGGTTTTGGATCCACTTACGAGACCTGGCGCAAGTACCGTGAGGATTCGGACATCGATCTTGCCCTTATCGGCGGAGACTGGTTCAAGCTCATGCGTCATGTCCCGGAAGGGGAGTTCCAAGTCTCTCTGGTGGAACTGATGCAGCAAAACCCTGAGTTTATCTCTTATGTACTTGAACACGGAGAGGTATTGTATGAAAAACAGTGA
- a CDS encoding class I SAM-dependent methyltransferase, translating to MDNSTLTYYQKNAAELARRYEQAEVPDLHLALQKTFPAASRLLEIGCGTGREASFMYSRGYDIICIEPSRPMLEEALCRHPELENRLFEGYVPGKLPEDLNTGESYDGVYAVASLMHLQQKELAPVFKLIRKLLKPGGGFLFSVPLSRPDLIESGYDTVGRFFLLISEDEWICRLEEAGFRNIRTASNPDGMGRGSITWLTCVGEKYQD from the coding sequence ATGGACAATTCCACACTCACCTACTATCAAAAGAATGCCGCAGAGCTTGCCCGCCGCTACGAACAGGCCGAAGTCCCGGATCTGCACCTGGCTCTACAGAAGACATTTCCCGCCGCTTCGCGGCTCCTGGAAATCGGCTGCGGCACCGGACGCGAAGCGTCATTTATGTACTCCCGCGGTTACGATATCATCTGTATCGAGCCGTCCCGACCGATGTTGGAAGAAGCGCTCTGCCGCCATCCCGAGCTTGAAAATCGACTCTTCGAAGGTTATGTCCCGGGCAAGCTGCCTGAAGATTTAAACACAGGTGAGAGCTACGACGGGGTCTATGCTGTCGCCAGCCTTATGCATCTTCAACAGAAAGAACTCGCGCCGGTATTCAAGCTTATCCGGAAACTCCTGAAGCCAGGCGGGGGGTTCCTCTTTTCCGTTCCCCTGAGCCGTCCGGATCTTATAGAAAGCGGGTATGATACAGTGGGTCGATTTTTTCTTCTGATTTCTGAAGATGAATGGATCTGCCGGCTCGAGGAAGCAGGCTTTCGAAACATCCGGACCGCTTCCAATCCTGACGGTATGGGGCGGGGATCAATTACCTGGCTTACCTGTGTTGGGGAAAAATATCAAGATTGA
- a CDS encoding type II toxin-antitoxin system prevent-host-death family antitoxin yields the protein MREVTYAEAQSNLKQLIDEIVDSSTEAVITSENGKDVVVMSLTDYNGWTTTNHLLSTPENTGRLLQAVQDVKAGRVIKRDLMDGAQSE from the coding sequence ATGAGAGAGGTAACCTATGCCGAAGCCCAGAGTAATCTCAAACAGCTGATTGACGAGATTGTGGACAGCTCTACGGAGGCAGTAATTACCTCAGAGAATGGTAAGGACGTAGTGGTGATGTCCCTTACAGACTACAATGGCTGGACAACCACCAACCACCTGCTAAGTACCCCAGAGAACACCGGACGATTGTTACAAGCAGTTCAGGATGTAAAGGCCGGGAGAGTCATCAAACGGGACCTCATGGATGGGGCGCAGAGTGAATGA
- a CDS encoding nucleotidyltransferase domain-containing protein: protein MNDQILQAIERLKETFPEARFIVFGSQATGNTSTDSDLDLCVIFPSLSADPFDLIYDTRVEARKYLSMAMDIFVLSEQDFTSRSQQNGSLEHIIASEGIAV from the coding sequence GTGAATGATCAGATCCTACAAGCTATAGAACGATTGAAGGAGACCTTCCCCGAAGCACGTTTCATTGTGTTTGGATCTCAAGCTACCGGCAACACCAGCACGGACAGTGATCTGGACCTATGTGTAATTTTCCCGTCCCTATCGGCAGATCCCTTTGACCTGATATATGACACCCGTGTCGAAGCCAGAAAGTACCTTTCCATGGCCATGGATATATTTGTTCTCTCCGAGCAGGATTTCACATCTCGAAGCCAACAGAATGGCTCATTGGAACATATAATCGCATCAGAGGGAATTGCAGTGTAA
- a CDS encoding type II toxin-antitoxin system RelE/ParE family toxin — MKPKYKILFTRTAHEDLRSIYKYIREEFLNINSAIKIVSKIEERIGVLKEFPLTGSPVQEAILASKGYRKLIIHEYLALYTVDEQKKEVRIIRVIYGKRDYQELL; from the coding sequence TTGAAACCGAAGTATAAGATCCTCTTTACCCGAACAGCCCATGAAGACCTCCGCAGTATCTACAAATATATTAGGGAAGAGTTTCTAAATATAAACTCGGCGATCAAGATTGTTAGTAAGATCGAGGAGAGAATTGGCGTGCTGAAGGAGTTTCCCCTTACCGGCAGCCCTGTTCAGGAAGCAATTTTAGCGTCGAAGGGATACAGAAAGCTCATTATTCATGAGTACTTAGCATTGTATACTGTGGATGAACAGAAGAAAGAAGTCCGCATCATCCGTGTTATCTATGGGAAGCGTGACTACCAGGAATTACTGTAG
- a CDS encoding HipA domain-containing protein: MGRRRLPRALNILMNGRPVGFWQTGRQSSFTYLAEWAADPLSRPISLSMPIIGRSSAYSGPMVDAFFDNLLPDSQAIRLRIQSRLGTAGTNAFELLSEIGRDCVGAIQIIPEGIEPADIRTISGVPRNASEMAETLRRQTGSRPAFGIKQEEFRISLAGAQEKTAFLLHHGRWHRPTGTTPATHIFKRPLGLVGHQGIDLSTSLENEWLCLKTLEKFGIPMPKCWIQFFEEEKVLIVERFDRKLASDGRWWIRIPQEDFCQATACPSGHKYQSDGGPGIKEIAAILNGSIYSSKDKLYFFKTQLLFWLLAVIDGHAKNFSIFLLPEGRYHLTPICDVISAYYIAPVTHLFQENCFLLFRDNDKQAI, encoded by the coding sequence ATGGGCCGAAGGCGGTTGCCCCGGGCACTGAATATTCTAATGAACGGCCGACCGGTGGGATTTTGGCAGACAGGAAGGCAATCAAGCTTCACATATCTTGCGGAATGGGCGGCAGACCCGCTTTCACGCCCCATATCCCTTTCCATGCCGATCATCGGCCGAAGTTCCGCATATAGTGGTCCGATGGTTGACGCGTTTTTTGATAATCTTCTACCTGATTCACAAGCCATCCGGTTAAGAATACAGTCCCGATTAGGCACTGCCGGAACTAATGCGTTTGAACTTCTCAGCGAGATAGGCCGCGACTGTGTTGGAGCTATCCAGATTATCCCCGAGGGAATTGAGCCGGCGGATATCAGAACAATATCAGGGGTTCCCCGGAATGCATCCGAGATGGCGGAAACTCTTCGCAGGCAAACAGGGAGCCGCCCGGCGTTTGGGATAAAGCAGGAGGAATTTCGTATATCCTTGGCAGGGGCTCAGGAAAAAACAGCCTTTCTTTTACACCATGGAAGATGGCACCGTCCCACGGGGACCACTCCTGCAACACACATTTTTAAACGCCCTCTGGGCCTGGTGGGGCATCAGGGAATAGATCTTTCAACTTCCCTGGAAAATGAATGGCTCTGCCTTAAAACACTCGAAAAATTCGGTATCCCTATGCCAAAGTGCTGGATACAATTCTTCGAAGAGGAGAAGGTTCTCATAGTTGAAAGATTCGATCGCAAGCTTGCCAGTGATGGAAGATGGTGGATCAGAATCCCACAGGAAGATTTCTGCCAGGCAACTGCGTGTCCATCAGGCCATAAATATCAGAGTGACGGGGGACCGGGAATCAAAGAGATTGCCGCTATTCTAAACGGCTCCATTTACTCCAGTAAAGATAAGCTGTACTTTTTCAAAACACAACTGCTCTTCTGGCTTCTGGCCGTCATCGACGGTCATGCAAAAAACTTCAGTATTTTCCTTTTACCGGAAGGCAGATACCATTTAACTCCTATATGCGATGTTATTTCAGCGTATTACATAGCCCCTGTCACGCATCTTTTTCAGGAAAACTGTTTTCTCTTGTTCCGGGACAACGACAAACAGGCCATTTGA
- a CDS encoding DEAD/DEAH box helicase family protein, translating to MTERELIVSSSETTLAQVIKSELAAADTCIIISAFIGPGLHNMLVRQIEEAVASGKLVKILTSTMGNFNDPKVIRSFQQRASELKIYCNQENGGAFHVKSYIFLTSGSEKNNVLIVGSSNFTGLGLSRNKEWNILLRGEREVLQKAIQEFSATGMMKALFRMQNFYNGYQARQARTPSWGRFDQAADSETYRYGQGLPSVRPNPFQKEALESLQEFREQQIAKALIVAATGSGKTYLAAMDFARSSCKRILFVAHRENILDNARRSLGTVMGNNLQTSLTQRQKPKGRAQGRSRHQRGIRHGIHPLERRSPVRISPRLF from the coding sequence ATGACTGAAAGGGAACTGATCGTAAGTTCTTCCGAAACCACACTTGCTCAGGTGATAAAATCCGAACTTGCTGCAGCTGATACCTGCATCATAATCTCCGCATTTATCGGCCCAGGCCTGCACAACATGCTGGTGCGACAGATCGAGGAAGCTGTGGCCTCCGGAAAGCTGGTAAAGATCCTTACCTCCACCATGGGAAACTTCAACGATCCGAAGGTAATCCGGTCCTTTCAGCAGCGCGCGAGCGAGTTGAAAATTTACTGCAACCAAGAAAACGGGGGCGCCTTTCACGTAAAATCCTACATATTCCTTACGTCAGGCTCCGAGAAGAACAATGTGCTCATTGTCGGTTCATCCAACTTTACCGGTCTGGGACTCAGCCGTAATAAAGAGTGGAACATTCTCCTGCGGGGCGAAAGGGAAGTCCTCCAGAAGGCAATACAGGAGTTCAGCGCTACTGGGATGATGAAAGCTTTATTCCGGATGCAGAATTTCTACAATGGGTATCAGGCCAGGCAAGCCCGAACCCCATCATGGGGACGGTTCGATCAGGCGGCGGACTCCGAAACATATAGATACGGGCAGGGCCTCCCCAGTGTCCGGCCAAACCCCTTCCAGAAGGAAGCCCTCGAAAGCCTCCAGGAATTCCGGGAACAGCAGATCGCAAAAGCCCTGATAGTCGCCGCTACCGGCAGCGGTAAGACCTACCTAGCCGCCATGGACTTTGCCCGAAGCAGCTGCAAGCGCATCCTTTTTGTTGCCCACCGCGAAAACATCCTCGACAATGCCCGCAGAAGCCTCGGGACCGTTATGGGTAACAATCTGCAAACCAGTCTTACTCAGCGGCAAAAGCCCAAAGGAAGAGCGCAGGGCCGATCCCGGCATCAACGCGGTATTCGCCATGGTATCCACCCTCTCGAAAGACGAAGTCCTGTCCGGATTTCCCCCCGATTATTTTGA
- a CDS encoding type II toxin-antitoxin system VapC family toxin → MKFYLDTNICIYFLKGMYKSVRTRLLEKHPDEIKICSIVKAEILYAAGKSIRKDENLKKIEEFLLPFEIVPFGDSESVSYAGIRSDLEKRGEIIGPNDLLIASTVLANNGILVTHNVKEFSRVRDLRIEDWAG, encoded by the coding sequence GTGAAGTTCTATCTTGATACAAATATCTGTATCTATTTTCTTAAGGGAATGTATAAGTCCGTAAGGACTCGATTGCTGGAGAAGCATCCTGATGAAATAAAGATATGCTCAATAGTAAAAGCTGAAATTTTGTATGCTGCGGGAAAAAGCATCAGGAAAGATGAAAATCTGAAAAAGATTGAAGAGTTTCTTTTGCCCTTTGAAATAGTACCCTTCGGTGACTCCGAGTCCGTAAGCTATGCGGGAATCAGATCAGACCTAGAAAAACGTGGAGAGATTATTGGTCCAAATGATCTGTTAATCGCTTCAACAGTTTTAGCCAATAACGGGATTCTGGTAACACATAATGTGAAAGAATTTTCGAGAGTGAGGGATCTGCGGATTGAGGATTGGGCGGGGTGA
- a CDS encoding DUF3568 family protein, translated as MKKIRGIHVLLITVILTIAMTGCVLLAGGAVGAGTYAYVSGNLKTTYDATLQLTWDASLQAVRSLDMKADRKEYDAFSGVLKGTMADGRDFNISLTKVTAETTEVAIRIGMGDRKVSETIHGEILANLK; from the coding sequence ATGAAAAAAATACGGGGAATACACGTGCTGCTGATTACGGTTATTCTTACGATTGCCATGACAGGATGTGTTCTATTGGCCGGAGGAGCTGTTGGTGCCGGAACATACGCGTATGTGTCCGGGAACCTCAAGACAACCTATGACGCAACGCTGCAGCTAACCTGGGATGCGAGCCTGCAGGCAGTGCGGAGTCTCGACATGAAGGCTGATAGAAAAGAATATGATGCCTTCTCCGGAGTGCTTAAGGGCACCATGGCCGACGGAAGGGATTTCAATATCAGCCTGACAAAAGTCACTGCAGAAACTACTGAGGTCGCCATCAGAATCGGCATGGGGGATCGGAAGGTATCCGAGACCATCCATGGGGAGAT
- a CDS encoding type II toxin-antitoxin system Phd/YefM family antitoxin produces the protein MPQIIPIKELRNTTEISRICHENDEPIFVTKNGYGDMVLMSMETYERKMARAELFSKIAEGEEDVRKGNFIASDSVFKSLRKEFFETEV, from the coding sequence ATGCCACAAATAATACCAATTAAGGAACTTCGCAATACCACCGAGATATCCCGGATCTGCCATGAGAATGACGAACCCATTTTTGTAACCAAGAACGGATACGGAGATATGGTCCTGATGAGTATGGAAACGTACGAACGAAAGATGGCCAGGGCCGAATTGTTCAGCAAGATTGCCGAGGGTGAAGAGGATGTGCGGAAAGGAAACTTTATCGCCTCCGATTCGGTGTTTAAGAGCCTAAGGAAAGAGTTCTTTGAAACCGAAGTATAA
- a CDS encoding ATP-binding protein — MAVKKAKGTGTTGKLKISNDWNAISIIALSQNNPLKAIAEFVENSIDAHATEITLIRGKQGGEYYLKIVDNGDGIDDFRYVATHIADSIKARLKKEGARGLQGEFGIGLLSFWTVGETLTLSSRGAEGITRRMKLVKNNPGYSITEEKNLLSSKGTELLIRPILSGVRQLTGEKLQNYLASELRDRINKQNVLIKIHDRTSRKELIVEPHKFSGRLLHHLPMPECPMGDVYREIYLNEQSPENRVALYKNGTRVFPSLTRIDQLACSPWNSGYLTGIIDASFLQLTPGTRDGIIYDDAFESFLISLELLAEALMQLIDEQQRAEEEKASHRILHRISKAIREALSYLPDEEYGWLSIGAGGRGRGPVQTVKTVYLAGDGSAETVAEVPGEDTEAAPVFINEAAPEKEEAQREFFDIPGELFSASISPGKAVIPVGEKKRFSVIAKDRKGVRLDAGFSVRWELTEKQGEIDDPSSVYITFTAPEEPCVTSLGCIVNQGETEVLAESLITITAELEAIGGGTSPSDRRKRGLPGYTYRKAPGELWRSRYDAERDLIIINNGHADFIYASKQKSRKLKYISKLFAKELVLANFPEVNREQILERMIELQLYTEENL, encoded by the coding sequence ATGGCAGTAAAAAAGGCTAAGGGTACCGGGACCACAGGAAAACTTAAAATAAGCAACGACTGGAATGCCATCAGCATTATTGCGCTGTCCCAGAATAATCCTTTAAAAGCAATCGCGGAGTTTGTGGAAAACAGTATCGATGCCCATGCCACGGAGATAACCCTTATCCGGGGAAAACAGGGGGGAGAGTATTATCTAAAGATCGTCGACAACGGCGACGGTATCGATGACTTCAGGTATGTGGCAACCCATATCGCCGATTCCATAAAGGCCCGGCTTAAAAAAGAGGGGGCCAGGGGGCTCCAGGGGGAGTTCGGCATAGGTCTTTTAAGTTTCTGGACCGTGGGCGAGACATTGACTCTCAGCTCCAGGGGAGCCGAGGGGATTACCCGGCGCATGAAGCTGGTTAAAAACAACCCGGGATACTCGATTACGGAAGAGAAAAACCTCCTTTCTTCGAAAGGAACGGAACTGCTTATCCGCCCCATCCTGTCGGGGGTGCGGCAGCTGACGGGGGAAAAACTTCAGAATTATCTGGCCTCGGAGCTGCGGGACAGGATCAATAAACAGAACGTTTTAATAAAAATCCATGACCGGACATCCCGCAAAGAGCTGATAGTCGAACCCCACAAGTTCAGCGGCCGTCTGCTGCACCATCTGCCCATGCCGGAGTGCCCCATGGGGGATGTTTACCGGGAGATCTATCTGAACGAGCAGTCTCCGGAGAACCGGGTAGCCCTCTACAAGAACGGTACCAGGGTTTTTCCTTCCCTGACCCGAATAGACCAACTGGCCTGTTCCCCCTGGAACTCCGGCTACCTTACCGGGATCATTGACGCCTCCTTTCTGCAGCTGACTCCGGGAACCCGGGACGGCATTATCTACGATGACGCCTTCGAGAGCTTTCTGATCTCCCTGGAACTCTTGGCCGAAGCCCTGATGCAGCTTATTGACGAACAGCAGCGGGCGGAGGAGGAGAAGGCCAGTCACCGTATCCTGCACCGGATATCCAAAGCGATCCGGGAAGCCCTCTCGTATCTGCCCGACGAGGAGTACGGCTGGCTTTCAATTGGGGCGGGGGGCAGAGGCCGCGGTCCGGTACAGACGGTAAAAACTGTCTACCTTGCAGGTGATGGAAGTGCGGAAACCGTCGCGGAAGTTCCCGGAGAGGACACTGAGGCCGCGCCGGTATTCATAAATGAAGCGGCCCCGGAAAAAGAGGAGGCCCAGAGGGAGTTTTTTGATATTCCCGGAGAGTTGTTCAGCGCGTCCATATCTCCCGGTAAAGCAGTCATTCCGGTGGGAGAGAAAAAGCGCTTTTCCGTCATTGCAAAGGACCGCAAAGGTGTCCGCCTGGACGCGGGTTTTTCTGTCCGCTGGGAGCTGACCGAGAAGCAGGGGGAGATAGATGATCCATCGAGTGTCTATATTACCTTCACCGCCCCCGAAGAACCCTGTGTAACGAGCCTGGGATGCATTGTAAACCAGGGGGAGACGGAGGTCCTTGCCGAATCGCTTATTACCATTACCGCCGAGCTGGAAGCGATCGGCGGCGGAACATCCCCCTCGGACCGTCGTAAGCGGGGCCTGCCGGGATACACCTACCGCAAGGCGCCGGGAGAGCTCTGGAGGAGCCGCTACGACGCCGAACGCGATCTTATCATCATCAACAACGGCCATGCTGACTTTATCTACGCCTCGAAGCAGAAAAGCCGCAAGCTCAAGTATATCTCCAAGCTTTTTGCCAAGGAGCTGGTACTGGCCAACTTCCCCGAGGTAAACCGGGAGCAGATTCTGGAACGGATGATCGAGCTGCAGCTGTATACGGAGGAGAACCTGTGA